A stretch of Castanea sativa cultivar Marrone di Chiusa Pesio chromosome 2, ASM4071231v1 DNA encodes these proteins:
- the LOC142623523 gene encoding haloacid dehalogenase-like hydrolase domain-containing protein At4g39970 isoform X1 has product MACSSMITLSRPTLSPSPSSSSSSTAPSFLPPNPLCHVTTLRRFRTVRSKSLGSTKKQLSVSASASLQALVFDCDGVILESEHLHRQAYNDAFAHFNVRCPSSSSSDESQQPLNWGIDFYDQLQNRIGGGKPKMRWYFGEHGWPISTIFEKPPEADEDRVKLIDTLQDWKTERYKEIIKSGTVEPRPGVLRLMDEAKAAGKKLAVCSAATKSSVILCLENLIGIERFQSLDCFLAGDDVKEKKPDPSIYLTASNRLGVSPRDCLVVEDSVIGLQAATRAGMSCVITYTSSTAEQDFKDAIAIYPDLSNLRLKDLELLLQKVVPAS; this is encoded by the exons aTGGCGTGCAGCAGCATGATAACGCTCTCTCGCcccactctctctccctctccctcttcctcttcttcttctactgcCCCTAGTTTTCTTCCTCCTAATCCTCTCTGCCACGTCACCACTCTTCGCCGCTTCCGAACCGTCAGATCAAAATCTCTCGGCTCCACCAAGAAACAGCTCTCCGTTTCGGCTTCGGCTTCTCTGCAAGCTCTGGTATTCGACTGCGACGGCGTGATCCTCGAGTCCGAGCACTTGCACCGCCAGGCCTACAACGACGCCTTCGCTCATTTCAATGTCCGCtgcccttcttcttcttcttctgatgaATCACAACAGCCTCTTAATTGGGGCATCGATTTCTACGACCAGCTCCAGAATCGCATCGGAGGCGGAAAACCTAAAATGCGATg GTACTTTGGGGAGCACGGCTGGCCGATTTCGACGATATTCGAGAAGCCTCCCGAGGCCGATGAGGACAGAGTCAAGTTGATCGACACTCTTCAG GATTGGAAGACTGAAAGGTACAAAGAAATCATCAAATCTGGAACT GTGGAACCTAGACCTGGGGTTTTGAGATTGATGGATGAGGCCAAGGCTGCT GGTAAAAAACTAGCTGTTTGCTCTGCAGCGACTAAAAGTTCAGTTATACTCTGTCTTGAAAACCTTATAGGGATT GAGCGCTTTCAAAGTCTTGATTGTTTCCTGGCAG GTGATGATGTGAAGGAAAAGAAGCCTGATCCATCAATTTATCTGACAGCTTCCAAT AGGCTGGGCGTGTCACCAAGAGATTGTTTGGTAGTGGAAGATAGCGTTATTGGACTACAG GCTGCAACAAGAGCAGGGATGTCATGTGTGATTACCTACACATCTTCAACAGCTGAACAG gATTTTAAAGATGCAATAGCCATCTATCCAGATTTGAGTAATTTGAG ATTGAAAGACCTGGAGTTATTACTTCAAAAAGTGGTCCCTGCCAGTTAA
- the LOC142623523 gene encoding haloacid dehalogenase-like hydrolase domain-containing protein At4g39970 isoform X2, translating into MACSSMITLSRPTLSPSPSSSSSSTAPSFLPPNPLCHVTTLRRFRTVRSKSLGSTKKQLSVSASASLQALVFDCDGVILESEHLHRQAYNDAFAHFNVRCPSSSSSDESQQPLNWGIDFYDQLQNRIGGGKPKMRWYFGEHGWPISTIFEKPPEADEDRVKLIDTLQDWKTERYKEIIKSGTVEPRPGVLRLMDEAKAAGKKLAVCSAATKSSVILCLENLIGIERFQSLDCFLAGDDVKEKKPDPSIYLTASNRLGVSPRDCLVVEDSVIGLQPFQP; encoded by the exons aTGGCGTGCAGCAGCATGATAACGCTCTCTCGCcccactctctctccctctccctcttcctcttcttcttctactgcCCCTAGTTTTCTTCCTCCTAATCCTCTCTGCCACGTCACCACTCTTCGCCGCTTCCGAACCGTCAGATCAAAATCTCTCGGCTCCACCAAGAAACAGCTCTCCGTTTCGGCTTCGGCTTCTCTGCAAGCTCTGGTATTCGACTGCGACGGCGTGATCCTCGAGTCCGAGCACTTGCACCGCCAGGCCTACAACGACGCCTTCGCTCATTTCAATGTCCGCtgcccttcttcttcttcttctgatgaATCACAACAGCCTCTTAATTGGGGCATCGATTTCTACGACCAGCTCCAGAATCGCATCGGAGGCGGAAAACCTAAAATGCGATg GTACTTTGGGGAGCACGGCTGGCCGATTTCGACGATATTCGAGAAGCCTCCCGAGGCCGATGAGGACAGAGTCAAGTTGATCGACACTCTTCAG GATTGGAAGACTGAAAGGTACAAAGAAATCATCAAATCTGGAACT GTGGAACCTAGACCTGGGGTTTTGAGATTGATGGATGAGGCCAAGGCTGCT GGTAAAAAACTAGCTGTTTGCTCTGCAGCGACTAAAAGTTCAGTTATACTCTGTCTTGAAAACCTTATAGGGATT GAGCGCTTTCAAAGTCTTGATTGTTTCCTGGCAG GTGATGATGTGAAGGAAAAGAAGCCTGATCCATCAATTTATCTGACAGCTTCCAAT AGGCTGGGCGTGTCACCAAGAGATTGTTTGGTAGTGGAAGATAGCGTTATTGGACTACAG CCTTTTCAACCATGA
- the LOC142625473 gene encoding uncharacterized protein LOC142625473 — MYYANRALRGAEERYPPMEKLTFALVTASCKLKPYFQAHTIVVLIEKSLRRAMSSLKAAERMALWAIELSQFDVQYLRRTVIKGQVITDFIVEFTNMESQWPKEPSHWSIHTDGSSNKHAGRIGVVLHSLKGDKIECMVQLDFPTTNKEAEYEALVAGLDLTKAVGATSVIVYYDSQVVTSQVNSDYECKGERMKKFMDQVRKCISKLQARFFQIPREENEQANHVAKAASAKYMPLPGKVLSFFQISPLIDDVGVQEVNSESNWATPIVSYLKDGKLPNGKEAARKLKVQAAQFVLIKDILYKRGFSRPYLRCLSPEEVDYVMREVHKGICGNHSGSRSLVHKLVRAGYYWPTMQKDAQTYVKACDKCQRFSNAIKQPTEELTPITTPWPFAQWGLDIMGPFLVAIRQLKYLVVGIDYFTKWVEAEVLATITEKTVRSFIWKNIICRYGIPRVLVFDNGKQFDNDSFKDFCSQLGIKNHYSSLAHPQANEQVEVMN, encoded by the coding sequence ATGTACTACGCCAACCGGGCGCTTCGTGGGGCAGAGGAGAGGTACCCGCCAATGGAGAAACTCACCTTCGCTTTGGTTACAGCATCTTGCAAGCTGAAGCCATACTTCCAGGCCCACACCATCGTTGTCCTTATAGAAAAATCTCTACGACGAGCAATGAGTAGTCTCAAAGCTGCCGAACGGATGGCGCTATGGGCAATAGAACTAAGTCAATTTGACGTACAATATCTCCGGCGTACTGTCATAAAGGGACAAGTGATCACCGACTTCATTGTAGAGTTCACCAATATGGAAAGCCAGTGGCCAAAAGAGCCTTCTCACTGGAGCATCCACACGGATGGGTCATCTAACAAGCACGCTGGCAGAATCGGTGTAGTGCTCCACTCCCTAAAGGGAGACAAGATCGAATGTATGGTTCAATTAGACTTCCCCACAACAAACAAggaagcagagtatgaagccTTAGTAGCAGGACTAGACCTCACCAAAGCAGTAGGAGCGACAAGTGTGATCGTATACTACGATTCTCAAGTAGTCACCAGTCAGGTAAACAGCGACTACGAGTGCAAAGGAGAAAGGATGAAGAAGTTTATGGATCAAGTGCGAAAATGCATCAGCAAACTGCAAGCCAGGTTCTTCCAAATCCCTAGAGAAGAAAACGAGCAAGCTAATCACGTTGCCAAAGCCGCGTCAGCTAAATACATGCCTCTCCCCGGTaaagtactttccttttttcaaatttcacccCTGATAGATGACGTCGGCGTGCAGGAAGTAAACTCGGAGAGCAATTGGGCTACACCAATAGTTTCCTATTTGAAAGACGGCAAACTACCCAACGGAAAGGAGGCCGCAAGAAAGCTAAAGGTTCAGGCAGCACAGTTCGTCTTGATAAAAGACATCCTGTATAAAAGAGGCTTCTCTCGACCGTACCTGAGATGTTTAAGTCCCGAAGAAGTGGATTATGTAATGAGAGAAGTGCACAAAGGGATCTGCGGCAACCATTCAGGGTCACGGTCATTGGTACATAAACTGGTTCGAGCTGGATATTACTGGCCTactatgcagaaggatgcccaaaCTTATGTCAAAGCTTGcgacaaatgtcaaaggttcagcaacgCCATCAAACAACCGACGGAAGAATTGACTCCGATAACAACCCcgtggccattcgctcaatggggactcgacatcatgggtccattcctAGTAGCAATACGGCAACTAAAGTACCTTGTAGTCGGTatagactatttcactaaatgggtagaagcagaAGTCTTGGCTACCATTACGGAGAAGACTGTGAGGAGCTTCATCTGGAAGAACATCATCTGTAGATATGGAATCCCTAGAGTCTTAGTCTTCGATAACGGGAAGCAGTTCGACAATGACTCCTTCAAGGATTTTTGCTCACAATTGGGAATCAAAAACCACTACTCCTCCCTAGCCCACCCACAAGCCAATGAACAAGTTGAGGTCATGAACTGA
- the LOC142625474 gene encoding uncharacterized protein LOC142625474, with protein sequence MQIKDKGALTFPGKLKGDPNKRSKDKYYRFHRDHGHDTADYYDLKQQIKAFIRQGKLQRFVSKEKVDPPQEQAPQRENERPRPPIGDIRMIVGGTMATRSSKKARKTYLKMVQNAQLMGSIPKMARIDNPVIEFLEEDARCLHHPHDDALIGSIRVGDYNMHQVLVDNGSLANILYYPVFQQIRIDR encoded by the coding sequence ATGCAAATTAAGGACAAAGGAGCCCTGACTTTTCccggcaagctgaagggagatcctaatAAGAGGTCTAAGGACAAGTACTACCGCTTCCACCGTGATCACGGCCATGACACAGCTGACTACTACGACTTGAAACAACAAATTAAAGCTTTTATCAGGCAAGGAAAGCTACAGAGGTTCGTCAGCAAGGAGAAAGTAGATCCACCTCAGGAACAGGCTCCCCAACGGGAGAACGAGCGTCCTAGACCGCCCATAGGAGATATAAgaatgattgtagggggcacaaTGGCTACTAggtcgtccaaaaaggcccGTAAGACTTACCTCAAGATGGTTCAGAACGCTCAGTTGATGGGTTCCATACCAAAGATGGCGCGAATCGACAACCCCGTCATCGAATTCTTGGAAGAAGATGCCCGATgtcttcaccacccacatgacgatgcACTTATCGGTAGTATACGAGTAGGGGATTACAACATGCACCAGGTTCTAGTTGACAATGGCAGCTTAGCtaacatcctctactaccccgtATTCCAGCAAATAAGGATTGATAGATAG